GGATGGCTGGAGATTAAAAAGATTACCAAGAATTGATCGAGATATTTTGAGATTAGCCTATGTTGATATGAATTTTTTGAGTACACCAGTTGCTGTTGCTTGTGATGAAGCGGTTAATCTTGCTAATAAATATAGTGATACTAAAGGAAGAAAATTTATTAATGGAGTTTTAAGGAGATTACAAACAGTAAAATTGCAATAATTATTTGATATAAATAAATAGTATTTTAAAATTTATTAAAAAAGGACTATAAATATCTAATGACAAATATTGATTCTGATAATTCTCGAGAATGGGCTGCACAAGCTTATGCATTACTAAAACAACGACAAGAGGAGCAGAAACAAGAATTAAAGAAACAAGAGGAGCAGAAACAAGAATTAAAGAAACAAGAGGAGCAGAAACAAGAATTAAAGAAACAAGAGGAGCAGAAACAAGAATTAAAGAAACAAGAGGAGCAGAAACAAGAATTAAAGAAACAAGAGGAGCAGAAACAAGAATTAAAGAAACAAGAGGAGCAGAAACAAGAATTAAAGAAACAAGAGGAGCAGAAACAAAGTTTGATTGATAGTGATACTAAAGAAAACCTTCAATCATTTAAAAATATTCCTGAACCTGAATTAGGAGATTTTGATGATAATTTTACTTGGTCGGCAATGGTACTAGCTTCACAAGGAAAAAATATCAATCAAATTTCGATAGATGAAATCGATTGGTTAACTAAATTAAGAAGAGGTTTAGAAGAAACAAGAAAAGGATTTGTTACTGAATTATTGGATAAATTAGGAGATGATCCTCTTACTCCGGAATCTCTTGATGATTTAGAGACCCTTTTGATAAGAGCTGATGTTGGTATAGATTCAACTGATAAAGTTATAGGATCTCTTAGAAAAAAATTAAATGAAGAAGTCGTTGGGGGAGAAGCAGGTATAAAATTTTTAAAAAAAGAATTAAAATTAATCATTGACAAACCAATAAAAAATTCAGGCACTGATCTTTTAGTTCCTAAAAAGGGTAAGTTAAACGTTTGGTTAGTAGTAGGAGTTAATGGAGTTGGCAAAACTACTACTATTGGAAAGTTAGCATTCTTGTCTGCGAGAAGTAATTATAAAACCTTGATAGCTGCTGCAGATACTTTTAGAGCTGCTGCTGTAGAACAACTTAAAGTATGGGGTGAGAGGAGTAATGTTGATGTTATATCTAATCAATCAAAGAATGCTGATCCTGCCGCTGTAGTTTTTGATGCTATTAATTCCGCAATACAAAGAAACGTCGATCTTTTATTAGTTGATACAGCAGGCAGATTGCAAACAAAAAATAATTTGATGGATGAACTAGCAAAAATAAAAAAAATTATTGATAAAAAGGCTCCAAATGCAAGTATTGAATCATTATTGGTTTTGGATGCCAGTCAAGGTCAAAATGGTTTAAAACAAGCAAAAAGTTTTGCGAAATCGGCAAATTTAAGTGGAGCAATTATTACTAAATTGGATGGAACTTCAAGAGGAGGAGTATCTTTAGCTGTTGCAGAAGAAGTTAATTTGCCCATAAGATTTATTGGAGCTGGCGAAGGTATAAAAGATTTGAGACCCTTTAATAGTTATGAATTTGTCGAGGCTATGCTTGCAGATAAATAAAAATTTAATTAAATTTTTTTAAAAATTAAAATTTAATGTTAAAACATGACTAACTAATAAATTTGTTGTGACAAATAATCAAAAAGATAAATTATTTTCAAACAAAATTTTAAAAAAATTTTTAGATTATGAATCTACTATTTCTTTAAAAAATAAATATAAATTTGATGAGATCGCACCTTCGTTAGCATACTATTTAAAAACATTTTCCAATATTAATAAGTTTTTGGATTATGTATGCTTAATTTTGAAACATATTTTTGATGATAAAATAATACTGATTATACCTATAAATGACGAGGGAGAGATTTGGTATAAAAACATAAAAATTTCTGCCAATGATAAAGACTCAATAATAAAAGAAGAAATTAATATTTTTTTTAATCAATTTAATTTTTCGAAAAATTTCAAAATTAAGGATAACTTTATATTTGAAAGTTCACTAAAAAATAAATTTAAAGAATATAAGATTGAAAATGAAAAAGTATTATCTAGAGGAAAATGCAGGGGATTTATTTACATTTTTAGCAAAAATAGATCTAGTCAATCGATCATTGAAGATAATCATTTTAATTTTATTATAAATTGTTTAGCTATTGGACTAGAAAATTACTGCTTAATTAAAACCAAAAAAAAGCATGAAAATGTAGATAGAGAAATTTCTATTGGAGCTGAAATACAATCCCAATTACTTCCAGACTATTGTCCTATTATTTATGGTGTTGATCTTGCCGCACATTGTAGGCCGGCGCTGCAATTAGGAGGAGATTACTATGATTTTATGTGTTTAAAGACTAATATCTCAGAAAAAAGAAAAGAAAAAGCAAGATGGGCATTGGTTATTGGTGATGTCATGGGTAAGGGGATACCAGCTGGTCTTTTAATGACGATGCTCAGAGGAATGCTGCGTGCAGAGGTTCTTACAGGTTTACCTCCAGATAGAATTTTGCACGATTTGAATCAACTAGCAATAAATGATCTAGATCAGTCTCATAGATTTGTTACTCTATTTTATTCAGATTATGATCCCAGAACTAGAAAATTAAGATTTGCTAATGCAGCCCATAATCCCCCTTTACTTTGGAAAAGTTCAGATCAGAAAATTGTAAAATTAGATGCAGAAGGTTTTGTACTTGGAATACAAAAAGATGCTGAATATCATTGTGGTGAAATTAAGCTGAGTGAAAATGATTTAGTTCTGTATTACACCGATGGAGTGATAGATACTTCAAATTCTTTAGGTGAAAGATTTGATGAGGGAAGGTTGATTAAAACTTTTTCAAAATTATGTAAGCAATCCTATACATCTCAAGAAATTTTAAATAAATTATTTAAAAAATTAGATGATTTTACAGGACAAAATAGACACCTGGAGGATGATGCATCTATGGTTGTTTTTCAATTGAAATAGATATTTTTTGTCACATATATAAAAAAATGCTTTATTAGAGATATCTAAAGTTTCTTATTGATATGGCAAAAGTTTGGAGTAAAAGATTTGATAATACACTTAATCCTTTCATTGAAAAGTTTAATGCTTCAATTGGCTTCGATAGAAAACTTATTTTAGAAGATTTAGAGTGCTCTATTGCTCACGCAAAAATGCTTGGTAAGACGCAAATTCTAACATCTTCTGAAACTTTAAAAATTATAAACGGTTTAGAGATAATAAAAGTTGAGTATTTGGAGGGTAAATTTTCTCCTAGCTTGCCTTCTGAAGATATTCACTATTGTATTGAAGAAAAACTAATAAGCTTAATTGGTGAAACTGGGAAAAAATTACACACCGGTAGAAGTAGAAATGATCAAGTTGGTACAGATATAAGGTTGTGGTTAAGGAAAGAGATTGACAATATTGAAACTCTAATAATTGATTTGCAAAAATCCTTATTAAACGTTGCGAAATCAAATATTTACACCTTAATTCCTGGTTATACTCATATGCAGAGAGCGCAACCATTATCGTTAGCTCATCATTTATTGGCATATTTAGAAATGTTCCAAAGAGACCGTGAAAGGTTTAAAGAAGTACGATCAAGAGTAAATACTTCCCCATTAGGCGCTGCAGCATTAGCTGGCACAAAAATAAAAATAGATAGGAACTTTACAGCTGCAGAACTGGGTTTTGATAAGATTTATAAAAACAGTATTGATGCTGTGAGTGATAGAGATTTTTGCATAGAGTTTGTTTCTTCATCTTCTTTAGTAATGTCTCATTTGAGTAAAATTTCTGAGGAAATAATTTTGTGGGTAACTGATGAATTTTCTTTTGCGAAATTAACAGATAAATGTGCTACTGGCAGTAGCTTAATGCCACAGAAAAAAAATCCTGATGTTCCAGAACTGATTAGAGGTAAAACTGGAAGAGTTTATGGACATCTTCAAGCATTGTTAACGATGGTTAAAGGAGTACCACTTGCATATAATAAGGATTTTCAGGAGGATAAAGAGCCAATATTTGATACTGCAGAGACTATATCTTCTTGTATTAAAGCGATGACTATTTTAATTGCTGAGGGCATAGAATTTAATATTAAAAATTTATCTGATTCTGTCGAAAATGACTTCTCTAATGCAACTGATTTGGCAGATTATCTAGTTAATAAAAAGGTTCCTTTTAGGACTGCTTATCAAGTCGTCGGTGAAATTGTTAAGTATTGTTTGGAGAGAAAAATTTTGTTTAAAAATATGAAAATTGATGAATTTAAGAAATTTCATCCCGAATTTGATGAGGATTTATTTGTAGATCTTCAACCTCATAATGTTGTTAAGTCAAGAATTAGTGAAGGTGGAACAGGATTTATCCAAGTAGAAAAAGAGGTAAATAATTGGCAGAAAAAATTGTTACTCGAAATTTAAATTATTTTTCTACAACAAGGGTATGCTTTGAAGTAGAATAATAAAGTAAAGTTTATCAACTACTTTTTGTAGTTTTTTTAGAGTTTAAAGTGAGTATTTTTGTTGGCAATTTGCCTTTCCGTGCAGAGCGCGAAGATGTTTTACAGTTGTTTGCCCCTTTTGGTGAAGTTTTGAATTGTTCCTTACCTCTTGAAAGAGATACTGGAAGAAAAAGAGGATTCGCATTTGTTGAGATGGCAGATGAATCTATTGAGTCGACAGCTATTGATGGTTTGCAAGGCACTGAGCTAATGGGAAGACCATTAAGAATTAACAAAGCAGAGCCAAGAGGTTCTGGAGGGTCACGAAGAGGAGGAAGAGGTGGCTACGGTGGTGGAAATAATGGCGGCGGTTATGGCGGCGGTGGCTACAGCGGCAGAAATAATGGCGGCGGTTATGGTGGCGGAAATAATAGCGGCGGTTATGGCGGCGGTTATGGTGGTGGAAATAATGGCGGCGGTTATGGAGGCGGTTATGGTGGTGGAAATAATGGCGGCGGTTATGGAGGCGGTTATGGTGGTGGAAATAATGGCGGCGGTTATGGTGGTGGAAATAATGGCGGTGGCAATTATGACTCCAATTCTTCTTATACCA
This sequence is a window from Prochlorococcus marinus XMU1419. Protein-coding genes within it:
- the ftsY gene encoding signal recognition particle-docking protein FtsY, with protein sequence MTNIDSDNSREWAAQAYALLKQRQEEQKQELKKQEEQKQELKKQEEQKQELKKQEEQKQELKKQEEQKQELKKQEEQKQELKKQEEQKQELKKQEEQKQSLIDSDTKENLQSFKNIPEPELGDFDDNFTWSAMVLASQGKNINQISIDEIDWLTKLRRGLEETRKGFVTELLDKLGDDPLTPESLDDLETLLIRADVGIDSTDKVIGSLRKKLNEEVVGGEAGIKFLKKELKLIIDKPIKNSGTDLLVPKKGKLNVWLVVGVNGVGKTTTIGKLAFLSARSNYKTLIAAADTFRAAAVEQLKVWGERSNVDVISNQSKNADPAAVVFDAINSAIQRNVDLLLVDTAGRLQTKNNLMDELAKIKKIIDKKAPNASIESLLVLDASQGQNGLKQAKSFAKSANLSGAIITKLDGTSRGGVSLAVAEEVNLPIRFIGAGEGIKDLRPFNSYEFVEAMLADK
- a CDS encoding PP2C family protein-serine/threonine phosphatase; its protein translation is MTNNQKDKLFSNKILKKFLDYESTISLKNKYKFDEIAPSLAYYLKTFSNINKFLDYVCLILKHIFDDKIILIIPINDEGEIWYKNIKISANDKDSIIKEEINIFFNQFNFSKNFKIKDNFIFESSLKNKFKEYKIENEKVLSRGKCRGFIYIFSKNRSSQSIIEDNHFNFIINCLAIGLENYCLIKTKKKHENVDREISIGAEIQSQLLPDYCPIIYGVDLAAHCRPALQLGGDYYDFMCLKTNISEKRKEKARWALVIGDVMGKGIPAGLLMTMLRGMLRAEVLTGLPPDRILHDLNQLAINDLDQSHRFVTLFYSDYDPRTRKLRFANAAHNPPLLWKSSDQKIVKLDAEGFVLGIQKDAEYHCGEIKLSENDLVLYYTDGVIDTSNSLGERFDEGRLIKTFSKLCKQSYTSQEILNKLFKKLDDFTGQNRHLEDDASMVVFQLK
- the argH gene encoding argininosuccinate lyase — encoded protein: MAKVWSKRFDNTLNPFIEKFNASIGFDRKLILEDLECSIAHAKMLGKTQILTSSETLKIINGLEIIKVEYLEGKFSPSLPSEDIHYCIEEKLISLIGETGKKLHTGRSRNDQVGTDIRLWLRKEIDNIETLIIDLQKSLLNVAKSNIYTLIPGYTHMQRAQPLSLAHHLLAYLEMFQRDRERFKEVRSRVNTSPLGAAALAGTKIKIDRNFTAAELGFDKIYKNSIDAVSDRDFCIEFVSSSSLVMSHLSKISEEIILWVTDEFSFAKLTDKCATGSSLMPQKKNPDVPELIRGKTGRVYGHLQALLTMVKGVPLAYNKDFQEDKEPIFDTAETISSCIKAMTILIAEGIEFNIKNLSDSVENDFSNATDLADYLVNKKVPFRTAYQVVGEIVKYCLERKILFKNMKIDEFKKFHPEFDEDLFVDLQPHNVVKSRISEGGTGFIQVEKEVNNWQKKLLLEI
- a CDS encoding RNA recognition motif domain-containing protein; protein product: MSIFVGNLPFRAEREDVLQLFAPFGEVLNCSLPLERDTGRKRGFAFVEMADESIESTAIDGLQGTELMGRPLRINKAEPRGSGGSRRGGRGGYGGGNNGGGYGGGGYSGRNNGGGYGGGNNSGGYGGGYGGGNNGGGYGGGYGGGNNGGGYGGGYGGGNNGGGYGGGNNGGGNYDSNSSYTNKSSGAEGWEDRSYGNSSENSEYETGRSRRKRSVTNEGNTSKEEN